A genome region from Rhodopseudomonas boonkerdii includes the following:
- a CDS encoding cytochrome P450, translated as MSIAEVYDFPVPPRRVVPPAPPRAPDDMTARARMAAMRRSAIETWGQKAYEDDIIKGRFFGRASFILNDPDAIRHVLVDNYENYTRTPTAFRVLRPMLGEGLLIAEGRVWKHQRRTLAPAFTPRAVTTLVPHMLSAIDDAVADLQGKTDGPVDLREIMQRMTLEIAGRTMFSYGMAKHGKTLRDFVMEYGATLARPHFFDLLLPQGWPTPQDIPRYFFRRRWTRFVAMLVAERRAAGKADNAPPRDLFELMLAARDPETGTEFSDDQLGDQVATMILAGHETTATALFWALYLLTLDPATQERVANEARTAMSAGALELDRLTFTRAVIDETMRLYPPAFLIARAARAADTVNGMAIAKDDIALMAPWLLHRNEKRWSDPNAFMPQRFMPGAPQPDRFAYLPFGVGARVCIGAHFAIVEATLALATIIGNFRVTLPEREPVMPVGVVTTQPDRSPMFRIERR; from the coding sequence GTGAGCATTGCCGAGGTCTACGACTTTCCCGTGCCCCCGCGCCGCGTGGTGCCGCCCGCCCCGCCGCGGGCGCCTGACGACATGACCGCCCGCGCAAGAATGGCGGCGATGCGCCGTAGCGCGATCGAGACGTGGGGCCAGAAGGCCTACGAGGACGACATCATCAAGGGCCGCTTTTTCGGGCGTGCCAGCTTCATCCTGAACGACCCCGATGCCATCCGCCATGTACTGGTCGACAATTACGAGAACTATACCCGCACGCCGACCGCGTTCCGCGTGCTGCGGCCGATGCTTGGCGAGGGACTGCTGATCGCCGAGGGCCGCGTCTGGAAGCATCAGCGCCGCACGCTGGCGCCTGCGTTCACGCCGCGTGCGGTGACGACGCTGGTGCCGCACATGCTGTCGGCCATCGACGACGCCGTCGCCGATCTGCAGGGCAAGACGGACGGCCCGGTGGATTTGCGGGAGATCATGCAGCGTATGACGCTGGAGATCGCCGGACGCACCATGTTCTCTTACGGCATGGCCAAACACGGCAAGACGCTGCGCGACTTCGTGATGGAATATGGCGCGACCCTCGCCAGGCCGCATTTTTTCGATCTGCTGCTGCCGCAAGGCTGGCCGACGCCGCAGGACATCCCGCGTTATTTCTTCCGCCGGCGCTGGACCCGCTTCGTCGCCATGCTGGTGGCGGAACGCCGCGCCGCTGGCAAGGCGGACAACGCACCGCCGCGCGACCTGTTCGAGCTGATGCTCGCGGCGCGCGATCCGGAAACCGGCACCGAATTCTCCGACGACCAGCTCGGCGATCAGGTCGCGACCATGATCCTCGCCGGCCACGAGACCACGGCAACAGCGCTGTTCTGGGCGCTCTATCTGTTGACGCTCGATCCGGCCACGCAGGAGCGCGTGGCAAACGAAGCGCGCACCGCCATGTCAGCGGGTGCGCTGGAGCTCGACCGGCTGACATTCACCCGCGCCGTGATCGACGAGACCATGCGCCTGTATCCCCCCGCTTTCTTGATCGCACGCGCGGCGCGTGCAGCGGATACAGTAAACGGCATGGCAATCGCCAAAGACGACATCGCCCTGATGGCCCCGTGGCTGCTGCACCGGAACGAGAAGCGCTGGTCCGACCCGAACGCTTTCATGCCGCAACGCTTCATGCCCGGCGCCCCGCAGCCGGATCGGTTCGCCTATCTTCCCTTCGGGGTCGGCGCCCGCGTCTGCATCGGCGCGCATTTCGCGATCGTCGAGGCCACGCTGGCACTGGCGACGATCATCGGCAATTTCCGGGTGACGCTGCCGGAGCGCGAGCCGGTGATGCCGGTGGGCGTGGTGACGACGCAACCGGATCGCTCGCCCATGTTCCGGATCGAGAGGCGCTAG
- a CDS encoding MFS transporter: MTDTPKFTPTSTPLPSDGIAAPLRYPVFRRIWLASLLSNLGLMIQSVGAAWAMTQMTASADKVALVQTALMLPIMILAMPAGAVADMYDRRMVSLASLALSLVGASALTAMEWTGHITPNILLAFCFIIGSGMALFGPAWQSSVGEQVPPQVLPPAVALSGISYNIARSFGPAIGGVIVAAAGAVASFAANALLYVPLFVVLLLWRRKVEVSRLPRERLNRAMVSGIRYIANSPSIRISLARTLITGICGGSISALMPLVARDLLHGGAQTYGIMLGAFGMGAVIGAMNIGPIRKHFSGETAIRGCALIMGVAIVGVAISTEPVLTAAALVVGGAVWMAAIALLNIGVQLSAPRWVAGRSLAAFQAAIAGGVAIGSWGWGRLTDMVGVEWALIVSGLAMLASPLFGLVWRMPPTGARDEDAERLEDPEVRLQLTARSGPLVVEIEYRVDQDQARAFHGVMQDVQLSRQRNGAYGWSIARDISDPELWTERYHCPTWLDFLRQRNRATQSERALYQRAAGFHLGPDPIRVRRMLERPFGSVRWKDETPDRAATEVLPASTPAGSS; this comes from the coding sequence ATGACGGATACGCCGAAGTTCACCCCCACATCGACGCCTTTACCCTCTGACGGCATCGCCGCGCCGCTGCGCTATCCGGTATTCCGGCGCATCTGGCTGGCCAGCCTGCTGTCAAATCTCGGCCTGATGATCCAGAGCGTCGGCGCCGCTTGGGCGATGACGCAGATGACGGCCTCCGCCGATAAGGTGGCGCTGGTGCAGACGGCCCTGATGCTGCCGATCATGATCCTGGCCATGCCGGCCGGTGCGGTGGCCGACATGTATGATCGCCGCATGGTCTCGCTGGCGTCGCTGGCGCTGTCCCTTGTGGGTGCCAGCGCGCTGACGGCGATGGAGTGGACCGGCCACATCACGCCGAACATCCTGCTGGCTTTCTGTTTCATCATCGGCAGCGGCATGGCGTTGTTCGGGCCGGCCTGGCAGTCGTCGGTGGGCGAGCAGGTGCCGCCGCAAGTGCTGCCGCCGGCCGTCGCGCTCAGCGGTATCAGTTACAATATCGCCCGCAGTTTCGGCCCAGCGATCGGCGGCGTGATCGTGGCGGCCGCCGGCGCGGTCGCGTCCTTTGCGGCGAATGCATTGCTCTATGTTCCGCTTTTTGTCGTGCTGCTGCTGTGGCGCCGCAAGGTCGAGGTGTCGCGCCTGCCGCGTGAGCGGCTGAACCGGGCGATGGTCTCGGGCATCCGCTACATCGCCAATTCGCCGTCGATCAGGATTTCGCTGGCGCGCACGCTGATCACCGGCATTTGCGGCGGCTCGATCTCCGCGCTGATGCCGCTGGTGGCACGCGACCTGTTGCATGGCGGCGCACAGACCTATGGCATCATGCTCGGCGCCTTCGGCATGGGCGCCGTGATCGGCGCGATGAATATCGGCCCGATCCGCAAGCATTTTTCCGGCGAGACCGCGATCCGTGGCTGCGCATTGATCATGGGTGTGGCCATCGTTGGCGTCGCGATTTCCACCGAGCCGGTGCTGACCGCAGCGGCGCTGGTGGTGGGCGGCGCAGTCTGGATGGCGGCTATCGCCCTGCTCAATATCGGTGTGCAGCTGTCGGCACCGCGCTGGGTCGCCGGGCGCTCGCTCGCCGCCTTTCAGGCGGCGATTGCGGGCGGCGTCGCCATCGGCAGCTGGGGCTGGGGCCGCCTCACCGACATGGTCGGTGTCGAATGGGCGTTGATCGTGTCGGGCCTTGCGATGCTCGCCTCGCCACTGTTCGGGCTCGTGTGGCGGATGCCGCCGACCGGCGCGCGCGACGAGGATGCGGAGCGTCTTGAGGATCCCGAGGTGCGGTTGCAGCTCACCGCGCGCAGCGGGCCGCTCGTGGTGGAGATCGAGTATCGCGTCGATCAGGATCAGGCGCGGGCCTTCCATGGCGTGATGCAGGACGTGCAGCTGTCGCGCCAGCGCAACGGCGCCTATGGCTGGTCGATCGCGCGCGACATTTCCGACCCGGAGCTCTGGACCGAACGCTATCACTGCCCGACTTGGCTGGATTTTCTGCGCCAGCGCAACCGTGCCACACAGTCGGAACGCGCATTGTATCAGCGCGCGGCGGGCTTCCATCTCGGCCCCGACCCGATCCGCGTTCGCCGCATGCTGGAACGGCCATTCGGTTCGGTGCGCTGGAAGGACGAGACGCCGGATCGCGCCGCGACAGAAGTACTGCCCGCATCGACACCGGCGGGCAGCAGCTGA